A part of Planococcus sp. MB-3u-03 genomic DNA contains:
- a CDS encoding YneB family resolvase-like protein, translated as MKKKALVYCRVSTTKDEQETSLERQEEELLSFAFEQGYLVEDVYSDQHSGYEMDREGLLEMLNQVKSEKVDAVFIQDETRLGRGHARIALLHVMKKHEVDVYTLSDHGPIALNDMDDMVLEILAIVEEYQRKIHNAKIKRGMKRAVENGYKPERNLKGKGNPDGRERLDLPVDQIVSLKASGLTFHEIAVTLQGFGYQASKATVHRRFREYQQMKES; from the coding sequence ATGAAGAAAAAAGCTCTAGTTTACTGCCGTGTCAGTACCACTAAAGACGAGCAGGAAACTTCACTCGAACGGCAGGAAGAAGAATTGCTGTCGTTTGCATTCGAGCAAGGCTATCTGGTGGAAGATGTTTATAGTGACCAGCACAGTGGCTATGAAATGGATCGTGAAGGGCTTCTCGAAATGCTCAACCAAGTTAAAAGCGAAAAGGTCGATGCCGTCTTCATCCAGGATGAGACGCGTCTTGGCAGGGGGCACGCACGCATCGCTTTGCTGCATGTCATGAAAAAACATGAGGTGGATGTTTATACGCTGTCCGACCATGGCCCGATCGCTTTGAACGATATGGATGACATGGTCCTTGAAATCTTGGCCATCGTGGAAGAATACCAGCGCAAAATCCACAACGCCAAGATCAAACGGGGCATGAAGCGTGCGGTGGAGAACGGCTATAAACCGGAACGCAATTTAAAAGGAAAAGGCAATCCGGACGGACGTGAGCGGCTGGATCTTCCGGTAGACCAGATCGTCAGCTTAAAAGCGAGCGGCTTGACCTTCCATGAAATCGCCGTCACACTGCAAGGCTTCGGCTACCAGGCAAGCAAAGCGACGGTACACCGCCGTTTCCGCGAGTACCAGCAAATGAAAGAAAGCTGA
- the lexA gene encoding transcriptional repressor LexA, translating into MTKKYGTEEDHIFMLEIMGESMIEAGILNGDYVVVKQQQTADNGDIVVAMTEENEATVKRFFREDNYFRLQPENSSMDPIIVDQVSILGKVVGVYRQIH; encoded by the coding sequence CTGACGAAAAAATACGGAACGGAAGAAGACCATATCTTCATGCTGGAGATCATGGGTGAAAGTATGATCGAAGCCGGTATCCTGAATGGCGATTATGTCGTCGTCAAGCAACAGCAGACTGCGGATAACGGGGACATCGTTGTCGCCATGACCGAGGAAAATGAAGCAACGGTCAAACGATTCTTCCGTGAAGACAATTACTTCCGCCTGCAACCCGAAAATTCATCGATGGATCCGATTATCGTCGACCAGGTGAGCATTCTCGGGAAAGTCGTCGGTGTCTACCGCCAAATCCATTAA
- the yneA gene encoding cell division suppressor protein YneA produces the protein MTFFRRNSYLVFFFSLIVVFTFYTVISHNAEKQQLGELQIEKGDTLWELAESFSGETPHHEWIEEIMEVNNLKTTKIVAGQSLKIPAEQLNFTPDETKYYAGDAE, from the coding sequence ATGACATTCTTTCGACGGAACTCATATTTAGTTTTCTTTTTCTCACTCATAGTAGTGTTTACATTTTACACGGTGATCAGCCATAACGCCGAAAAGCAGCAATTGGGCGAGCTGCAAATTGAAAAAGGTGATACGCTATGGGAGTTAGCTGAATCGTTCAGCGGCGAAACTCCCCATCATGAATGGATAGAAGAGATCATGGAAGTGAATAATTTGAAGACGACGAAAATCGTGGCAGGGCAATCATTGAAGATTCCAGCAGAACAGTTGAACTTCACGCCGGATGAAACTAAATATTATGCAGGTGATGCAGAATGA
- a CDS encoding DUF896 domain-containing protein: protein MLSPDKIGRINELSKKSKRDGLSQEEAKEQSALRQEYLQSFRKSMRGTIENVTVIDPEGKDVTPDKIKNKRENKYLN from the coding sequence ATGCTATCTCCAGATAAGATTGGACGCATCAATGAACTGTCCAAAAAGTCCAAGCGCGATGGGCTGTCGCAAGAAGAAGCAAAAGAACAATCGGCACTGCGCCAGGAATACTTGCAAAGTTTCCGAAAGTCGATGCGTGGGACGATTGAAAATGTCACCGTCATCGATCCGGAAGGAAAAGACGTAACGCCAGACAAAATTAAAAATAAACGGGAGAATAAGTATTTGAATTAA